In Simplicispira sp. 125, one DNA window encodes the following:
- a CDS encoding SDR family oxidoreductase, whose translation MRLQGQSIIVTGAGNGIGEGIARRLAAEGAKVVINDIHAANGQRVADSIVAAGGIATFFQADVTQSNQVQTMVQTALSHYGRLDVVVNNAGWTHRNRSLLEVSEEEFDKVYAINVKSIYLTAIHAVPAMRANPGGSTGSFINIASTAGLRPRPGLTWYNGSKGAVITTSKSMAAELGPDNIRVNCINPVFNPDTGLSAEFAGGPVNDVRRAQFLASIPLGRFSTALDVANAALYLASDEAAFISGICIEVDGARCV comes from the coding sequence ATGCGCCTCCAAGGTCAATCCATCATCGTCACCGGCGCCGGCAATGGCATCGGTGAAGGCATTGCCCGGCGGCTGGCGGCCGAGGGCGCAAAGGTAGTCATCAACGACATCCATGCAGCCAACGGCCAGCGCGTGGCAGACAGCATCGTGGCGGCAGGTGGCATCGCCACGTTCTTCCAGGCGGATGTGACGCAGTCAAACCAGGTCCAAACCATGGTGCAAACAGCTCTGAGCCACTATGGGCGCCTCGATGTGGTGGTCAACAACGCGGGCTGGACACACCGCAATCGCTCCCTTCTGGAGGTGAGCGAGGAAGAATTCGACAAGGTCTATGCCATCAACGTCAAAAGCATCTACCTCACGGCTATCCACGCCGTGCCCGCCATGCGCGCCAACCCGGGCGGCAGCACCGGCAGCTTCATCAACATTGCCTCCACCGCTGGGTTGCGCCCCCGGCCGGGGCTGACCTGGTACAACGGCTCCAAGGGCGCCGTCATTACCACCAGCAAGTCGATGGCGGCCGAACTCGGGCCTGACAACATCCGCGTCAACTGCATCAACCCGGTGTTCAACCCCGATACGGGCCTGTCTGCCGAGTTTGCCGGAGGCCCGGTGAACGATGTACGGCGGGCCCAATTTCTTGCCAGCATTCCGCTGGGGCGGTTTTCCACGGCACTGGACGTGGCCAATGCCGCGCTCTACCTGGCCAGCGACGAAGCCGCTTTCATCAGCGGCATCTGCATCGAGGTGGACGGAGCCCGTTGCGTCTGA